The Suncus etruscus isolate mSunEtr1 chromosome 15, mSunEtr1.pri.cur, whole genome shotgun sequence genome contains the following window.
GgattattaaaaatactatatttaaatgtAGCCAGTTATTTCCTAGTTAGGTCCTGGCCAGGGTTCTGAGAACAATACTTGCTTGCTTACTTAGTCACCCTCAGCTGATGCAGATAGTGATTCACACAGACTGGCAGGCGACCAGAGGGTTGTTACATAAACACTAATACTTGAGCaaataatttgtgtgtgtgtgtgaaggtgtCACTGTAAATATTGCCCGGAAGCCTTTTTTGAATAgttttatttggaatattttcttttttgggggtgtttggtttttgggtcacacctggcgcagctcaggggttactcccggctcttcactcagaaatcctccaggcaggcatgggggaccatatgggatgccgggattcgaaccaccgtttgtcctgaatcaactgcgtgcaaggcaaatgccctaccactgtgctatctttccagccccagaatattttattttctcagtgaaAAATGAAgtcctcccccaaaaagaaaagaataatgaagTCCCCTAATCTACCGATACACCCAAATTCCATTTACACTAATAGTAACATTCtcatgctttattttatatttttttttttttttttttttggttttgggccacacccggcggtgctcaggggttactcctggcagtctgctcagaaatagctcctggcaggcacgggggaccatatgggacaccgggattcgaaccaaccacctttggtcctggatcggctgcttgcaaggcaaacaccgctgtgctatctctccgggcccgctttattttatatttatatttatttatattctattttattgcttAGGAAAACTGGGATCCTAGCTGAGGTCTGCTTACAGGCATTCATTGGAAGTGAAAGCAAGTGGAGTTAGATGTCCCCCAACAGGAATTGAAGGGAGCATGTAATTTGGATTTGCAGAGAAGACTGCCTTGACAGGAAGCATGGAGACCTCATATCTGTAAGGGAGTGACGAGCCTGACATGTAGGCAGCCCTCCTGAGAATCGGATAGGTGTGGTGggtagaaagaaaagggaaattcaGTGATTGTGTGGTCAAAGGAGAGACAGGCCAAAGTTGTGCAGCAAGAGAGTAAAAGTAGGGAAATTAGAAGAAGTATTTGGTTTGGAATCACTCCCAATGATGCTTGCACCTAGAATTTTTTGTTCGGGGTGTAACACACTCATTTTCTTCCCATACCCCCATATAAACTGCctctgttttagggccacatctgtggTACTTGGGCCAATTTTGGTTCCATGCTCCTGAGACTATGCAGAACTGGGATCttaacccaacccccccaaattaattaaaattaaaaattattttattttattattattgtttgtttgtgggtcacacctggcagtgcacaggggttactcctggctctatgctcagaaattgctcctggcaggcttgggggaccaaataggatgccgggatttgaaccaccattcttctgtatgcaaggcaaatgccctacctccatgctatctctccagcccctatgtgatattttaattaaataaattatatttaccggggccggcgaggtggcactagaggtaaggtgtctgccttgcaagcgctagccaaggaaaggaccatggttcgatcccccggtgtcccatatggtccccccaagccaggggcaatttctgagcgcgtagccaggagtaactcctgagcatctaacgggtgtggcctgataaagcaaaaaaaaaaaaaaaatttatatttaccaGTAGGTCATATAATTGACGAGATACTCTTTTATAGAAGATATAGGCTCTTTTAGCAAGTTAATCATTTTGCTGAGACACAGGCCAATGTTTTGAGTTTAAGCCAGTATTAGTTTACAAAAGTGCTGCAAATTTAGCCACTTAAAACAAATTTATCACCTTTCAGTTTTAAAAAGCCTGAGAAAAAGGTAAAGGAGGATGGAGTCTTGCTCTCAAAAGGCCAGAGGGAATGCATCTTCCTTGCTTCTCTTAACTTGATGAATCCTGGCTTTACTTGATGTTCCTGACCAGTAAACAGCGCTCTGATCTGCCTCCAACACATGGTGTTTTTCCCTTTGAGTATTTGTGTCTCTGACTTCCTCTCCTTATAAGGAAACCAGTCATTGCAGTTAGGGTCCACCCCAATGGAGTATGACTTGATTTTAGCATGATTACATCTGTGGAGATCTTATTTCCATATAAGGTCACGTTCCCAGGTATCAGGGATTGGGCCTTTAACGTGTATTGGGGACACAATTCAACAACCCAACGAGGACCAGTGTCTTCTTTCTGTTAACTCCAAAAAGCTGGCTTGCTTGAAATTTGCATCGGGAAACTAAAGGCTATTAAATCTTGTGAAATTtaatatttccatttaaaataattagtgcTCTCAACCTTGAGGTCTGGTTGGGTTTCTTAATAGATATGTGAATCACTAGtcctgcagaaccaggagtaacccctgagcagtgccggggtGGCCCAAATACAccctcaaataataaaatatgaaatgaaacaataaaattaaaacaatgaataaagtaattaattgtaTGGCCTgtttattcagaatatttttatcattgtgactgaAGCTCAAGGCTTTTGGCCTACCCTAATAAACCCACTTACCTTAGAACCAATCCGTGATTATCTTTCTGCCAAATCCTCTAATAAATGAAGGTAACATCTTAGACAGCCTGCATTAGTAATTTCTAGTGCCTTACCACTTCCTCACTGCAGTTTCAAACCCTTCTCAATTTAAGAGATGTGCCGCATTGGTTCTTGGAATTAGCTGCTTTCTAGTCCTCCTTTGGGGAAGGGCTGATTACTTTGAagggatttatttttcttccccagATTTTTGGGTGAAAATTTCAGTGTTGCTCTTTTTGGGGTTTTGCAGGTGACAGAGCTTAATGATGAGCCGCTCTCCAACGAAGACCGGAACCTCCTCTCTGTGGCCTACAAGAACGTGGTTGGTGCCAGGCGATCTTCCTGGAGGGTCATCAGCAGCATCGAGCAGAAAACCATGGCTgatggaaatgaaaagaaattggaGAAAGTCAAAGCTTACAGGGAGAAGATTGAGAAGGAGCTGGAAACAGTTTGCAACGATGTCCTGGCTCTGCTGGACAAGTTCCTCATCAAGAACTGCAATGATTTTCAGTACGAGAGCAAGGTGTTTTACCTGAAGATGAAAGGTGATTACTACCGCTACTTGGCAGAAGTAGCTTCCGGGGAGAAGAAAAACAGCGTGGTCGAATCTTCTGAAGCTGCCTACAAGGAAGCCTTCGAGATCAGCAAAGAGCAAATGCAGCCCACACACCCTATCCGGCTGGGCCTGGCCCTCAACTTCTCTGTGTTCTACTACGAGATCCAGAATGCTCCCGAGCAGGCCTGCCTCTTAGCCAAACAAGCCTTCGATGATGCCATAGCTGAGCTGGACACACTAAACGAGGATTCCTATAAGGACTCCACGCTCATCATGCAGTTGCTACGAGATAACCTCACCCTCTGGACGAGCGACCAGCAGGATGAAGAAGCAGGAGAAGGCAACTAAAGAACCTTCTGGTCCCTGGCCCTTCCTTCACCCACCACTCCCATTATCACCGATTCTTCCTTGCCACAATCACTAAATATCTTAATGCTAAACTTCTCTGTATTGGCAGCACAGCTATTCAGATCTGCTCTCCTGACCCTTGGGAAGCAGTTTCAGATAAATCTTCATGGGCATTGCTGGGTTGGATGGTCACCGTGAGCCCACCTGAGCTCCGTTTTCGAATATTGCAGACAAGTGCGTGCTGAATGAggcatttgattatgcctgctagtCTCTAAGA
Protein-coding sequences here:
- the YWHAH gene encoding 14-3-3 protein eta produces the protein MGDREQLLQRARLAEQAERYDDMASAMKAVTELNDEPLSNEDRNLLSVAYKNVVGARRSSWRVISSIEQKTMADGNEKKLEKVKAYREKIEKELETVCNDVLALLDKFLIKNCNDFQYESKVFYLKMKGDYYRYLAEVASGEKKNSVVESSEAAYKEAFEISKEQMQPTHPIRLGLALNFSVFYYEIQNAPEQACLLAKQAFDDAIAELDTLNEDSYKDSTLIMQLLRDNLTLWTSDQQDEEAGEGN